A single window of Pontiella agarivorans DNA harbors:
- a CDS encoding Gfo/Idh/MocA family protein, with protein sequence MKTTRQNFLKTSALLGAAAGFPTIIPASVLGAEGKVAPSNKVNIGALSCGRRACSGGAYQDYEKSQIVAICDPKKDMRDARGQNWGIAEKDRYVDFRDLLARDDVDAVSIATPDHWHVPLSMAAAKAGKDVYCEKPLGISIEQNLAARRIENEYNRVFQYGTQQRSMQHMRMGLEIVLNGHIGDVKEVYVWAWGGRAGGDATETPVPEGFDYELWLGPAPVAPYSFDRCMNQHGAYHHYDYSIGFLGGWGAHPLDQLQWWADEEGLGIPYEYQTTGTINYNDLYNTAFKWNMEALYQNGLKLHFMDTDTAWKSKHIPGIDQLRKYGNMTQFIGTNGWVGVSREGLLASSEELRRKAKNPGPRRLPISKNHKGNFVDCVLSRERPIANLDSAIRSDIISHMSDIGIRTGEILKWDPAKEMVIGSDRAKSMMHREMRAPYDRLMI encoded by the coding sequence ATGAAAACAACACGACAGAATTTTTTAAAAACCTCAGCCCTGCTGGGTGCGGCTGCGGGTTTCCCCACGATTATTCCGGCCTCGGTGCTTGGTGCGGAAGGAAAGGTTGCTCCGAGCAATAAAGTGAATATCGGAGCACTTTCCTGTGGTCGCCGCGCCTGTTCCGGCGGCGCGTATCAGGATTATGAAAAATCGCAGATTGTTGCCATTTGCGATCCGAAGAAAGATATGCGAGATGCCCGAGGGCAAAACTGGGGGATCGCGGAAAAAGATCGGTATGTGGACTTTCGGGATCTGTTGGCTCGTGACGATGTGGATGCTGTCAGCATTGCCACTCCGGATCATTGGCATGTGCCTCTTTCCATGGCTGCAGCCAAAGCAGGCAAAGATGTGTACTGCGAAAAACCGCTGGGTATCAGCATTGAACAGAACCTGGCCGCCCGCCGTATTGAAAATGAATATAACCGCGTTTTTCAGTATGGCACGCAGCAGCGCTCGATGCAGCACATGCGCATGGGTCTTGAAATTGTATTAAACGGTCACATCGGCGATGTGAAAGAGGTTTATGTCTGGGCGTGGGGCGGACGGGCCGGTGGTGATGCCACCGAAACTCCGGTCCCGGAAGGCTTTGACTATGAACTTTGGCTCGGGCCGGCACCGGTTGCTCCTTACAGTTTTGACCGCTGCATGAATCAGCATGGGGCCTATCATCATTATGATTATTCCATCGGATTCCTCGGCGGCTGGGGGGCGCATCCGCTTGATCAACTTCAATGGTGGGCCGATGAAGAAGGCCTCGGAATTCCGTACGAATATCAAACCACGGGAACAATCAATTATAACGATCTGTATAACACGGCGTTCAAATGGAATATGGAGGCCCTATACCAAAACGGTCTTAAACTTCATTTCATGGATACGGATACGGCGTGGAAATCAAAACATATTCCAGGGATCGACCAGTTGCGAAAGTATGGAAATATGACGCAATTTATCGGGACCAATGGCTGGGTCGGTGTTTCCCGCGAAGGACTTTTGGCGTCATCGGAAGAATTGCGCCGGAAAGCAAAAAATCCGGGGCCGCGGAGATTGCCGATCAGTAAAAATCATAAGGGCAACTTCGTGGATTGTGTGCTCTCCAGAGAACGGCCGATTGCAAATCTGGATTCGGCGATTCGTTCCGACATTATCTCCCATATGAGCGACATCGGCATTCGCACCGGCGAAATCCTGAAATGGGATCCGGCGAAAGAAATGGTCATCGGCAGCGACAGGGCAAAGAGCATGATGCACCGCGAAATGCGTGCTCCGTATGACAGGTTGATGATCTGA
- a CDS encoding PmoA family protein, with protein MKKAVLLLFLSSIAVLGGVEIEEGPHSLSAKLGEEVLWTYHYDPAEGKPYFHPLSSTDGTPFTALRPKDHPWHRGLWFSWKFINGVNYWEEVWNTGVPREGYTRLLSTTKRISKSKAVQIDQVLDYAPGKDAAPIMTETRTISVSAPDAEGVYMVDWSCTFTALEKDVLLDRTPLPGEPDGKAHGGYAGLSVRMNKEVGARGEFVNRDGLKGMDTRRAAAAWEWFSVADGDTLLFMDHPDNLNHPAKWFVSTKMPYFSPAVIHDGPYTIKAGETLALKYRILIAPGALSAEAAEQFWQEWK; from the coding sequence ATGAAAAAAGCAGTACTTTTATTATTTCTAAGTTCCATTGCTGTTCTGGGCGGGGTGGAAATTGAGGAGGGACCGCATTCGCTTTCTGCGAAACTGGGGGAAGAGGTTCTGTGGACGTATCACTATGATCCGGCGGAAGGAAAGCCCTATTTTCATCCGCTTTCGTCGACAGACGGTACGCCGTTCACCGCTCTGCGTCCGAAGGATCATCCGTGGCATCGAGGGCTCTGGTTTTCGTGGAAATTCATCAATGGCGTTAATTACTGGGAAGAGGTTTGGAACACCGGTGTGCCGCGGGAGGGGTACACCCGTTTGCTTTCCACAACCAAAAGGATATCTAAATCCAAGGCGGTTCAGATTGATCAGGTACTGGATTATGCTCCGGGCAAAGATGCCGCTCCTATCATGACGGAAACCCGAACAATCAGTGTTTCCGCTCCCGATGCGGAAGGGGTCTATATGGTTGATTGGTCGTGCACATTCACGGCGTTGGAAAAAGATGTTCTGCTCGATCGTACACCGCTGCCCGGCGAACCGGATGGGAAAGCGCATGGTGGCTATGCCGGACTCTCCGTGCGCATGAATAAAGAGGTTGGAGCAAGGGGGGAATTTGTAAACCGCGATGGTCTGAAGGGCATGGATACCCGCCGTGCTGCGGCTGCGTGGGAATGGTTTTCGGTTGCGGATGGCGATACGCTGCTCTTTATGGATCATCCGGATAATTTAAACCATCCGGCCAAATGGTTTGTTTCCACCAAAATGCCGTATTTCAGTCCGGCGGTGATTCACGATGGTCCGTATACGATAAAAGCCGGAGAAACGCTTGCTTTGAAATACCGTATCCTTATTGCGCCCGGGGCGCTCTCGGCTGAAGCGGCGGAACAGTTCTGGCAGGAATGGAAATAA
- a CDS encoding sensor histidine kinase, with protein sequence MSIIRCRLSCFIFLLSAVFWVGGLCQADAAVDSLTKLRSLSPEEAALGKPVSVEGQVLWVHPLSAGLFLHDGKKGAYAQNPKGKLPFSDFRPGQWIRVSGVTDAGGFSPSIGAEDIVLIEERPMIEARHFFPYQIYSTNIDCDWVTLRGRFISSKIIPEYSIIMLELDMNGVRLLVQLVDRPETRERLSEVMYRQVRFNAVAGSRFNKERQFTGLLFFIDSFDRIKVDNEPEDLDNVRAVPIHELLRAGDNYRTATKTYGSVTYAVGNEVYLRGEKACIMASVLDSGNLAVGDRVELAGLVEPEPFGPAFLARDVRVLESNYESIEAVPVALGWEIDPKLNFDLIELDAQLVDVGKSFATAGHRGSGELSLLCRSGAYLIEARLPESVEVDSDWKVGATLRLRGICHLKMNPADRWRIRNVKELQLQLRSAEDVMVLNPPPWWTTTRVLWIAGVGAGSSVLFFIWVLVLRKTVSKQTRIIGNQIERETLLNERQRIARELHDNLEQGLAGTVLQLKGLRKLVDNHLKCHVKSMIEGNRDLRKEAEVHAEKNKRAIDLILKMLTRCSDEARTSILDLRGGLLERMGLADALRESLQPLVEECGASLKLHVTGKARRLPYATERSLLQLVKEATANAVRHGRPDAVDVVLDYQPKELMISVTDNGVGFNTALPPKAGHFGLLGMHERMNKLKGSLQVKSCIGEGTEIVLTLPAEEADNE encoded by the coding sequence ATGAGTATCATTCGTTGTCGGCTCTCCTGTTTTATATTTCTTCTGTCCGCCGTTTTTTGGGTCGGCGGTCTGTGCCAGGCTGATGCTGCTGTTGATTCCCTCACAAAGTTGCGGTCTCTGTCTCCGGAAGAGGCGGCATTGGGGAAACCGGTATCGGTTGAGGGGCAGGTGCTTTGGGTTCATCCGTTATCTGCCGGTCTTTTTCTTCACGATGGAAAAAAAGGAGCTTACGCCCAGAATCCGAAAGGTAAACTGCCCTTTTCCGACTTTCGACCGGGGCAGTGGATCCGGGTTTCCGGGGTGACGGACGCAGGCGGTTTTTCTCCGTCGATCGGGGCGGAGGATATTGTGCTGATTGAGGAGCGGCCGATGATAGAGGCCCGCCATTTTTTTCCGTATCAGATTTACAGCACGAATATTGACTGTGACTGGGTGACACTCCGGGGACGTTTTATTTCGAGTAAAATAATTCCGGAATATTCCATCATCATGCTTGAACTGGATATGAATGGGGTGCGGCTGCTGGTTCAGCTTGTTGATCGTCCGGAAACCCGGGAAAGACTTTCTGAGGTCATGTATCGGCAGGTGCGGTTTAATGCGGTGGCGGGAAGCCGTTTTAATAAAGAACGGCAGTTTACGGGGCTGCTTTTTTTCATCGATTCGTTTGACCGTATAAAAGTGGATAATGAACCGGAGGATCTGGATAATGTCCGGGCTGTGCCTATTCATGAGCTGCTACGGGCAGGGGACAATTACAGAACGGCGACAAAGACCTATGGTTCGGTTACCTATGCGGTCGGAAATGAAGTTTATCTTCGGGGCGAAAAGGCCTGCATTATGGCATCGGTTCTGGATTCGGGGAATCTTGCGGTGGGAGACCGGGTGGAGCTTGCCGGACTGGTTGAGCCGGAACCGTTCGGGCCGGCTTTTCTGGCCCGTGATGTTCGGGTACTGGAAAGCAATTATGAATCTATCGAAGCTGTTCCGGTTGCGCTGGGATGGGAGATTGACCCTAAATTGAATTTTGATCTGATCGAACTCGATGCGCAGCTGGTTGATGTGGGTAAATCTTTTGCGACGGCTGGGCATCGGGGCTCCGGAGAACTTTCCCTGTTATGCCGTTCTGGCGCATATCTGATTGAAGCCCGTCTGCCCGAATCCGTAGAGGTTGATTCGGATTGGAAGGTTGGGGCAACGCTGCGGTTAAGGGGAATTTGCCATTTAAAAATGAATCCGGCCGACCGCTGGCGGATACGAAATGTTAAAGAGCTTCAGCTGCAGCTTCGCAGTGCGGAGGATGTGATGGTACTGAATCCGCCGCCCTGGTGGACGACGACGCGTGTTCTATGGATTGCCGGAGTGGGGGCCGGTTCATCGGTTCTTTTCTTTATTTGGGTTCTGGTGTTGCGCAAGACGGTCTCAAAGCAGACGCGCATTATTGGAAATCAGATTGAGCGGGAAACGCTATTGAATGAGCGACAGCGGATTGCCCGGGAACTGCATGATAATCTGGAACAGGGCCTGGCCGGAACGGTGCTGCAGCTAAAAGGGCTGAGAAAGCTGGTGGATAATCATCTGAAGTGTCATGTGAAATCGATGATTGAGGGGAACCGGGATCTTCGGAAAGAGGCTGAAGTTCATGCTGAAAAAAATAAAAGGGCCATTGATCTCATCCTGAAAATGCTGACGCGCTGCAGCGATGAAGCGCGGACCTCAATTTTGGATTTGCGGGGTGGTCTGCTGGAACGGATGGGGTTGGCGGATGCCTTGCGGGAATCGCTTCAGCCGCTGGTGGAGGAATGCGGGGCTTCGCTGAAACTGCACGTGACGGGCAAGGCCCGGCGCTTGCCGTATGCAACGGAACGAAGCCTGCTCCAATTAGTGAAAGAAGCCACTGCCAATGCGGTACGACATGGACGGCCCGATGCGGTTGATGTGGTGCTGGATTATCAACCGAAAGAGCTTATGATTTCTGTGACGGATAACGGCGTTGGATTTAATACGGCGCTGCCGCCGAAGGCGGGGCATTTCGGATTGCTCGGTATGCATGAACGAATGAATAAGCTGAAGGGTTCTCTGCAGGTTAAGAGCTGTATTGGCGAGGGAACAGAAATCGTTTTAACGTTGCCTGCGGAGGAAGCGGACAATGAGTGA
- a CDS encoding response regulator transcription factor codes for MSDVITVLVVDDNLLLRMGLMEIIAQEEGVEAVGMAANGAEAFTQVKALRPDVVTMDYQMPDEDGAACTRRILAAYPGTKVILLSVFDSEEDIWRAVQAGVSGYLTKKAGEVEGIVEAIHSVMQGGTYFPARIAQKLAQRKEQEELTPRELEVLEFLADGNSNKDMAEILGISLGTVKVHIQNLREKLGAVDRTDAVAIGFKRGLLRLEE; via the coding sequence ATGAGTGATGTAATTACTGTTTTGGTAGTGGACGACAACCTGCTGCTTCGTATGGGGCTGATGGAAATTATTGCGCAGGAAGAGGGCGTTGAGGCGGTTGGAATGGCCGCAAACGGGGCCGAGGCTTTTACGCAGGTTAAGGCGTTGAGGCCGGATGTGGTCACCATGGATTATCAGATGCCCGATGAAGATGGAGCTGCGTGTACGCGCCGCATTCTTGCTGCATATCCCGGAACGAAAGTTATTCTGCTGTCCGTCTTCGATTCGGAAGAGGATATCTGGCGGGCGGTGCAGGCCGGAGTCAGCGGCTATCTCACCAAAAAAGCGGGGGAAGTGGAAGGGATCGTGGAAGCCATCCATTCCGTCATGCAGGGCGGCACCTATTTCCCCGCACGGATTGCACAGAAACTGGCGCAGCGTAAAGAGCAGGAGGAATTAACCCCGCGTGAACTGGAAGTGCTGGAATTTCTGGCGGACGGTAACAGCAATAAAGACATGGCGGAGATTCTGGGAATTTCTCTGGGCACCGTCAAAGTGCATATCCAGAACCTGCGTGAAAAACTCGGGGCTGTGGATCGAACCGATGCAGTTGCCATCGGTTTTAAACGCGGGTTGCTGCGGTTGGAAGAATAG
- a CDS encoding right-handed parallel beta-helix repeat-containing protein, with protein MKITNRCIAPISLAAFFLFSPWTQALEIFVSPTGKKEAAGTAANPTTLRDAIAKTSQILKESGLPEKGLTITLQSGIYPYTEPFILNEEFKGTAQAPITIRAEAGGEVTFDGRADISHPEDFRPVTDPEERKRLAPKAADQIRVITLSDPALIHRLSEKMMLSLNYDDLGFLPAVFPNKGYAKLATTPVSEEISPPGVPRSAMNYGVRAAHKPYIEPGRQQGWMGSLAEPRGAQAAIEIGEESMAGSWLQWEYELKRDNTRNAMVGFYEAVWKLSSIPVYAVNAHRKTLHLSRTFAYGFGWLNKDRGGQPFRIFGLLPELDQPGEWFFDPKTRRLFVYPPKRITADSKIGLPVASGFITLNHTEHVRILGLNVRHAGAGTVYHLNGGQHNLIAGCTIHSSTARGLSIRGRHNGVSGCDLYDLDAHVSLNGLQTAHISTYENTDSRSVENGQLIPGGNYVINCHFYQKKFVHEKINISISGVGQIFKNNLVHNSIGQAMMVRGNDHRIERNEFFNIGYEEGDGGAIYSGNDLTGYGTVYRHNFFHHLMRTPGKHGRAGIHLDDFQSGATCIGNIFYKSCTMGIYMNGGAGNTLIGNVFLEGHTGAFNRGNWGRKAYMQYLDIQQNPSSKYAGIKEDYVGRAEKVVGKQGWNKSPWVEKYPLFQKVMNDDGEYGRLWPIYCTFKNNMYYGNVKNETVLAAYPDSVRKKTILENDIQLVPSDFVDYENLNLAFATCPQGIDPIPFSSIGLYLDEYRLSMPNKNHYRMAVKSFFSGDRSYEKNRPVKQFDSATLIETGPREVNR; from the coding sequence ATGAAAATCACAAACCGATGTATTGCACCGATTTCACTGGCCGCATTTTTCCTGTTCAGTCCGTGGACTCAGGCCCTTGAAATTTTTGTTTCTCCCACAGGAAAAAAAGAGGCCGCCGGCACAGCAGCCAATCCAACAACCCTTAGAGATGCCATTGCAAAAACATCACAGATTCTCAAAGAATCCGGACTTCCAGAGAAAGGGCTTACCATTACGCTTCAAAGCGGGATCTATCCTTACACCGAACCCTTTATTCTGAATGAAGAATTCAAAGGAACCGCACAGGCTCCGATTACCATTCGTGCGGAAGCAGGAGGCGAAGTCACGTTTGACGGGCGGGCCGACATATCTCATCCTGAAGATTTCCGGCCGGTTACTGATCCTGAAGAACGAAAACGGCTGGCTCCGAAAGCCGCGGACCAAATCCGCGTCATTACCCTCAGCGATCCGGCATTGATCCATCGGCTTTCCGAAAAAATGATGTTGAGCCTGAACTATGATGACCTCGGATTTTTACCGGCTGTTTTCCCGAATAAAGGATATGCCAAGCTGGCCACCACACCGGTGAGTGAAGAAATTTCTCCACCGGGAGTACCGCGAAGTGCCATGAACTACGGAGTACGCGCAGCCCACAAACCATACATAGAACCCGGGCGTCAGCAGGGCTGGATGGGATCTCTGGCTGAACCTCGCGGAGCACAGGCCGCCATCGAAATCGGGGAGGAATCAATGGCCGGAAGCTGGCTGCAGTGGGAATATGAATTAAAGCGGGATAACACCCGCAATGCGATGGTCGGTTTTTACGAAGCGGTATGGAAACTCAGCTCCATTCCGGTTTATGCGGTTAATGCACACCGTAAAACGCTCCATCTTTCCCGCACGTTCGCCTATGGATTCGGCTGGCTTAATAAAGACCGCGGAGGACAGCCCTTCCGGATTTTCGGTCTTCTTCCAGAACTCGATCAACCCGGTGAATGGTTTTTTGATCCGAAAACCCGACGCCTTTTTGTTTATCCACCAAAACGCATCACGGCCGACTCAAAAATCGGCCTTCCAGTAGCTTCCGGCTTTATCACTCTGAACCATACAGAACATGTTCGTATCCTTGGCCTCAATGTTCGGCATGCAGGTGCAGGAACCGTTTATCATCTCAATGGAGGACAGCACAATTTGATCGCCGGCTGCACCATTCACAGCAGTACAGCCCGTGGCCTGAGCATTCGCGGCAGACACAACGGAGTGTCCGGATGTGATTTGTATGATCTCGATGCTCATGTCAGTTTAAATGGACTGCAGACTGCACATATCAGCACGTATGAAAACACGGACTCGCGCTCGGTTGAAAACGGACAGTTGATCCCCGGAGGAAACTACGTGATCAACTGTCATTTTTATCAGAAAAAATTTGTTCACGAAAAAATCAATATTTCCATAAGCGGGGTGGGACAGATCTTTAAAAACAATCTGGTACATAACTCCATTGGTCAGGCCATGATGGTTCGGGGAAATGATCACCGCATTGAACGGAATGAATTTTTTAATATCGGTTACGAAGAAGGGGATGGCGGCGCGATCTATTCCGGCAATGACCTGACCGGTTACGGAACCGTCTATCGGCATAATTTTTTCCACCATCTTATGCGCACCCCTGGAAAACATGGCCGGGCAGGAATTCATCTGGATGATTTTCAGTCCGGAGCCACCTGCATCGGAAATATTTTTTACAAATCCTGTACTATGGGCATCTATATGAATGGAGGAGCCGGAAATACGCTGATCGGCAATGTCTTTCTGGAAGGACACACCGGTGCTTTCAACCGGGGGAACTGGGGCAGAAAAGCGTATATGCAATATCTGGATATTCAGCAAAACCCTTCCAGCAAATATGCCGGTATTAAAGAGGACTATGTCGGCCGTGCAGAAAAAGTGGTCGGGAAGCAGGGATGGAACAAGTCTCCTTGGGTTGAAAAATATCCCCTGTTCCAAAAGGTCATGAATGATGACGGCGAGTACGGCCGTCTCTGGCCAATCTACTGCACCTTTAAAAACAATATGTATTACGGAAATGTGAAAAATGAAACCGTGCTGGCCGCTTATCCCGATTCAGTGCGTAAAAAAACCATACTCGAAAACGATATACAGCTGGTCCCATCCGATTTTGTGGACTATGAAAATCTAAATCTGGCCTTTGCAACATGCCCGCAAGGCATCGATCCAATTCCCTTCAGCAGCATCGGTCTCTACCTCGATGAATACCGTCTGTCCATGCCGAATAAAAACCACTATCGCATGGCCGTAAAATCATTCTTTTCCGGAGACCGTTCCTACGAAAAAAACCGTCCGGTAAAACAATTCGATTCCGCCACTCTCATCGAAACCGGCCCCCGGGAGGTGAACCGTTAA
- a CDS encoding sulfatase-like hydrolase/transferase, with product MKKSWLVAVAAVLTGGVSAKTGRADAALSKPNIIIFFADDISAREFPSYGSSVWTAPDSSDTSDLNYRAKTPVLDRLAEDGCMIRTCWGATLCNPSRAMMMSGRYAHITKWWNNGDKGRGPDETGKVVYDWPVYVSSPLLLGHVAQKAGYGTYWSGKTQMSGREDLHGFDEGCFTPGKYMATDNPYTDFRHGLIEKDGKKILINADTGKPCESYYQNGWYWAPHVSLMNHPSAPGRQVWWPNTPEAQKKFGLHTFGPDVVLDFCFDFMERTHAEGKPFLIYHTSHLGHDAFNWLDPEHKQWPKSKWPNTPIVKWDGKKYTRIPPRITGDNGVYDTHGTITGAGIHNHVTYIDYQLWLYQQKLEQMGIADNTVIIVAADNGTSGYGKGNTDRQKGCHVPLFIYAPGMKKHGEQDVLANLTDIMPTVADLVGFDIPDDYEVNGKSLVPFLFTNKSEHRKWIYSYRGSEQLIRGKNVMKDGRGRWWDVSSEPDDLISFTEIKNWGRVGEVYREEHAMLQDMLPKFDLYFDEHGAPGVDDKPSPKNLKKYFRKEK from the coding sequence ATGAAAAAATCATGGCTGGTGGCTGTTGCCGCCGTGCTTACAGGCGGTGTGTCCGCCAAAACCGGGCGCGCTGACGCGGCGCTATCGAAACCTAACATCATCATCTTTTTTGCTGATGATATCAGCGCACGCGAGTTTCCAAGCTATGGAAGTTCGGTCTGGACGGCGCCGGATTCTTCCGATACTTCGGATCTGAATTATCGTGCAAAGACCCCGGTGCTCGACAGGCTGGCTGAAGACGGGTGCATGATACGGACCTGCTGGGGGGCGACGTTGTGTAATCCGAGCCGCGCCATGATGATGAGCGGGCGCTATGCACACATCACGAAGTGGTGGAACAATGGCGACAAAGGGCGCGGTCCTGATGAAACGGGCAAGGTGGTGTATGACTGGCCGGTGTACGTGAGCTCACCGCTGCTGTTGGGGCATGTTGCGCAGAAAGCGGGCTATGGCACCTATTGGTCGGGTAAGACCCAGATGTCGGGCCGCGAAGATCTTCATGGTTTTGACGAGGGATGTTTCACGCCGGGTAAATATATGGCGACGGATAATCCCTATACAGATTTCCGGCATGGCCTGATTGAAAAGGACGGTAAAAAAATACTGATTAATGCCGATACGGGAAAGCCGTGTGAGAGTTACTATCAAAACGGGTGGTACTGGGCTCCGCATGTGAGTCTGATGAATCATCCTTCGGCTCCGGGAAGGCAGGTCTGGTGGCCCAACACGCCGGAGGCACAAAAGAAGTTTGGGCTGCATACTTTCGGACCGGATGTGGTGCTTGATTTCTGTTTTGATTTTATGGAACGCACGCATGCCGAGGGCAAACCGTTCCTGATTTATCATACTTCCCACCTTGGGCACGATGCGTTCAATTGGCTCGATCCTGAGCATAAGCAATGGCCGAAGAGCAAGTGGCCCAATACTCCGATTGTAAAATGGGATGGCAAAAAATATACTCGTATTCCGCCGCGAATCACCGGGGATAACGGGGTATATGATACCCATGGAACGATAACGGGAGCGGGGATTCACAACCACGTTACCTATATTGATTATCAGCTTTGGCTCTATCAGCAGAAGCTTGAACAGATGGGTATTGCGGATAACACCGTGATTATCGTTGCCGCCGACAACGGCACCAGCGGATATGGAAAAGGAAATACGGATCGTCAGAAGGGCTGTCATGTTCCGCTGTTTATTTATGCACCGGGAATGAAAAAGCATGGGGAGCAGGATGTGCTGGCCAACCTGACCGACATTATGCCGACGGTCGCCGATCTGGTGGGTTTCGATATTCCTGATGACTATGAAGTGAATGGAAAAAGTCTGGTTCCGTTTCTGTTCACGAACAAAAGCGAGCATCGGAAATGGATCTACAGCTACCGCGGTTCAGAGCAGCTCATCCGCGGTAAAAATGTCATGAAAGACGGCCGCGGCAGGTGGTGGGATGTTTCATCCGAACCGGATGATCTGATCAGTTTTACGGAAATTAAGAACTGGGGACGTGTCGGTGAGGTATACCGCGAAGAGCATGCAATGCTGCAGGATATGCTGCCGAAGTTTGATCTCTACTTTGATGAACATGGAGCACCGGGCGTTGATGA